A section of the Oryza sativa Japonica Group chromosome 1, ASM3414082v1 genome encodes:
- the LOC4324789 gene encoding uncharacterized protein, translating into MGEDARMVLALALTAGVIVALLSLLVAVLVRRWWRRRESVASSRGFVLFGICFNDKESQQLRMARPSLERNRRWPSRERQPGEAEDDDQEPDQCELERWKKMFGGPARSLSTIDEGTEKGTTPITTPAFCSPAASPDRRDARSLQTMSIAV; encoded by the coding sequence atggGGGAGGACGCCCGCATGGTGCTCGCCCTCGCGCTCACCGCCGGCGTCATCGTCGCGCTGTTGTCTCTACTCGTGGCCGTTCTTgtccggcggtggtggcgacgccgcGAGTCCGTCGCGTCCAGCCGCGGCTTCGTCCTGTTCGGCATATGCTTCAATGACAAGGAGAGCCAGCAGCTGCGCATGGCCAGGCCGTCCTTGGAGAGGAACCGGCGGTGGCCGTCGCGGGAGCGCCAACCCGGCGAGGCAGAGGATGATGACCAGGAGCCGGACCAGTGCGAGCTCGAGAGGTGGAAGAAGATGTTCGGGGGCCCGGCCAGGAGCCTGTCCACGATAGACGAGGGGACGGAGAAGGGGACGACGCCGATCACCACGCCGGCGTTCTGCtcaccggcggcgtcgccggaccGAAGAGACGCCCGGTCACTCCAGACGATGTCCATCGCGGTGTAA
- the LOC4324790 gene encoding NDR1/HIN1-like protein 10 codes for MGDHAMANNHEHKVDHLDQPFYGPPVLPPVEPLSAAAARRRCVADPYALCCRAIRVLTIVVIAVGVVALVLWLVSLPNALKAYVDSAELTRFELGGSDGAKRGQLLRYNLTVAVSIRNPNRDQAVLYRRLEAVVLYGGERFGYVDFPRTRQGRKSTMVIRPSFVGQGVLAGAAAFGREKEEGFFNINVKLHMRVRLKVMVFVDSVEYRPDVDCYIRVPDPSNATAVAMGFTATRCRVDDFM; via the coding sequence ATGGGTGATCACGCAATGGCCAATAATCACGAGCACAAGGTGGACCACCTCGACCAGCCCTTCTACGGCCCGCCCGTTCTCCCTCCGGTCGAGCcgctgtccgccgccgccgcgcgccgccggtgcGTCGCCGACCCGTACGCGCTCTGCTGCAGGGCGATCCGCGTGCTGACGATCGTGGTCATCGCCGTCGGCGTGGTGGCGCTGGTGCTCTGGCTCGTGTCCCTGCCCAACGCCCTCAAGGCCTACGTCGACTCCGCCGAGCTCACCCGCTTCGAgctcggcggcagcgacggcgccaAGCGGGGCCAGCTGCTGCGGTACAACCTCACCGTGGCCGTGAGCATCCGCAACCCGAACCGGGACCAGGCCGTGCTGTaccggcggctggaggcggtggtgCTCTACGGCGGCGAGAGGTTCGGGTACGTCGACTTCCCGCGGACGCGGCAGGGGCGGAAGAGCACGATGGTGATCCGGCCGAGCTTCGTCGGGCAgggcgtcctcgccggcgcggcggcgttcggAAGGGAGAAGGAGGAAGGGTTCTTCAACATCAACGTGAAGCTCCACATGAGGGTGCGTCTCAAGGTGATGGTCTTCGTGGACAGCGTCGAGTACAGGCCGGACGTGGACTGCTACATCAGGGTGCCCGACCCGAGCaacgcgacggcggtggcgatggggTTCACGGCGACGCGCTGCCGTGTCGACGACTTCATGTGA